From Acidihalobacter aeolianus, a single genomic window includes:
- a CDS encoding DNA translocase FtsK: MGETTTPRRGWLQALNVSRTRGLREGALFVFGAAGLYLLLALVSYHAGDPGWSQTGSGRPVANLAGRAGAWFADFFLYFIGYLAYLAPLMVIYSGYLIFRGRSTDGEFDPAAFGLRWLGFAVTLISGCGLATMHFSAGYLPLDAGGVLGDLVSNRLTPLVGRLGATLMLLGVFLAGVTLATGLSWLRLMDLTGRFSVACARFTAHLLGALRERRESNQVRQTREAAVKVKTDRRAQQPKPKIEPKLTKPQISARVERERQIQLFEGEPGAGGLPSLALLDPPQITEGGYSEEALAAMSRLVELKLADFGIEVTVVAVHPGPVITRFELQPAAGIKVSRITNLAKDLARALAVVSVRIVEVIPGKSVIGLEIPNEHREVVALSEMLRSKAYDESKSALTLALGKDIAGIPVVADLARMPHLLVAGTTGSGKSVAVNAMLLSLLYKALPDEVRLILIDPKMLELSVYDDIPHLLTPVVTDMKDAANALRWCVAEMERRYKLMSMLGVRNLAGFNRKLQEAKEQGQPIADPLYNAAAAFDPEAPAPTLEPLPFIVVVVDEFADMMMVVGKKVEELIARLAQKARAAGIHLILATQRPSVDVITGLIKANIPTRIAFQVSSRIDSRTILDQMGAEQLLGYGDMLYLPPGRALPDRVHGAFVADQEVHRVVKALKRSGRPNYIEAIVNEPLPGDGIPGLEQGGDERETDALYDQAVAIVTESRKASISYVQRRLKIGYNRAARMIEDMEAAGIVSPVQANGNREVLAAAPPEA, from the coding sequence TTGGGCGAAACGACCACACCAAGACGCGGCTGGCTGCAGGCACTCAATGTCAGTCGCACGCGCGGTCTGCGTGAAGGGGCGCTGTTCGTCTTCGGCGCGGCAGGTCTGTACCTGCTGCTAGCCCTGGTCAGTTACCACGCCGGCGATCCCGGCTGGTCGCAGACGGGTAGCGGGCGGCCGGTCGCCAATCTTGCGGGACGCGCCGGGGCTTGGTTTGCCGACTTCTTTCTCTACTTCATCGGCTATCTGGCCTATCTCGCGCCGCTGATGGTGATCTACAGCGGCTACCTGATCTTCCGCGGTCGTTCCACCGACGGCGAGTTCGATCCGGCGGCCTTCGGCCTACGTTGGCTCGGGTTTGCGGTTACCCTGATTTCCGGCTGTGGACTTGCCACCATGCACTTTTCCGCCGGGTATCTGCCGCTGGACGCAGGTGGTGTTCTGGGCGATCTGGTCTCGAACCGGTTGACACCGTTAGTCGGCCGCCTGGGCGCCACGCTCATGCTGCTTGGCGTGTTTCTCGCCGGGGTCACCCTGGCGACCGGCTTGTCTTGGCTCAGGTTGATGGACCTGACCGGTCGCTTCTCCGTGGCCTGTGCCCGTTTTACGGCACACCTGCTCGGCGCCCTGCGCGAGCGTCGAGAATCGAATCAGGTGCGCCAGACGCGCGAGGCAGCGGTCAAGGTGAAGACCGACCGTCGTGCGCAGCAGCCGAAACCCAAGATCGAACCCAAGCTGACCAAGCCCCAGATCAGCGCCAGGGTGGAGCGGGAACGCCAGATCCAGCTGTTCGAGGGCGAGCCCGGGGCAGGTGGTTTGCCCTCGCTCGCATTGCTCGATCCCCCGCAGATCACGGAGGGAGGCTATTCCGAGGAGGCCCTGGCGGCAATGTCGCGCCTCGTAGAGCTCAAGCTGGCCGACTTCGGGATCGAGGTGACCGTGGTCGCAGTGCATCCGGGCCCGGTCATCACCCGTTTCGAGCTGCAGCCTGCGGCAGGCATCAAGGTCAGCCGTATCACCAATCTCGCCAAGGATCTCGCGCGCGCGCTCGCCGTGGTCAGCGTGCGCATCGTCGAGGTCATTCCAGGCAAGTCCGTCATCGGCCTTGAAATACCGAACGAGCACCGCGAGGTGGTGGCGCTGTCCGAGATGCTGCGCTCCAAGGCCTACGACGAATCCAAGTCGGCCCTGACCCTGGCGCTCGGCAAGGATATCGCGGGTATACCGGTGGTTGCGGACCTGGCCCGCATGCCGCATCTGCTGGTGGCGGGCACCACCGGATCCGGCAAGTCGGTTGCGGTCAACGCGATGCTGCTGAGCCTGCTGTACAAGGCGCTTCCGGATGAAGTGCGGCTGATCCTGATCGATCCGAAGATGTTGGAACTCAGCGTCTACGACGACATCCCGCACCTGCTGACGCCGGTGGTGACGGATATGAAGGACGCCGCCAACGCCCTGCGTTGGTGTGTGGCCGAAATGGAACGCCGCTACAAGCTCATGTCCATGCTCGGGGTGCGCAACCTGGCGGGCTTCAACCGCAAGCTGCAGGAAGCCAAGGAGCAGGGACAGCCGATCGCGGACCCGCTGTACAACGCCGCTGCCGCATTCGATCCCGAAGCGCCGGCGCCGACGCTCGAACCGCTGCCGTTCATCGTGGTGGTGGTGGATGAGTTCGCCGACATGATGATGGTGGTCGGCAAGAAGGTCGAGGAGCTGATCGCGCGCCTGGCGCAGAAGGCGCGTGCGGCGGGCATCCACCTGATCCTCGCCACGCAAAGGCCGTCCGTCGACGTCATCACCGGGTTGATCAAGGCCAACATCCCGACGCGCATCGCGTTCCAGGTATCCTCACGCATCGATTCGCGCACCATCCTCGACCAGATGGGCGCAGAGCAGTTGCTGGGTTATGGCGACATGCTGTACCTGCCGCCCGGCAGGGCGCTGCCGGACCGTGTGCATGGTGCTTTCGTGGCCGATCAGGAGGTGCACCGCGTGGTGAAGGCGCTCAAACGCAGCGGGCGTCCCAATTACATCGAGGCTATTGTCAACGAACCCCTGCCGGGTGACGGCATTCCCGGGCTGGAGCAGGGAGGGGACGAGCGCGAGACCGATGCCCTCTACGACCAGGCGGTTGCCATCGTCACCGAATCGCGCAAGGCCTCCATATCCTACGTCCAGCGCCGCCTCAAGATCGGTTACAACCGCGCCGCACGGATGATCGAGGATATGGAGGCTGCCGGCATCGTGAGCC